In Humulus lupulus chromosome 6, drHumLupu1.1, whole genome shotgun sequence, a single genomic region encodes these proteins:
- the LOC133781682 gene encoding BURP domain-containing protein BNM2A-like: protein MGLASCNWSLFLVLIILYFSGRSECQETNGEYSSNIRLPSATKEDHHHHHHGHMHMHNVVDDEDHGSPSSSSSHTHLDRPAVAQRSVYLNLNDIKVGLTKPVYFLNKKKLSPAFLGRQTLLGNPESIPFSSEQLPNFLRLFSVPQGSPQAKAMKFTLDVCESKPIEGETRMCATSFDSMIKFARGIFGSDGLGHGLTHLTTTLYNIDSNTIYQNYTILEDLIEISPPKMVACHLMEFPYSVYSCHSMALDSKLFKMSLRGQKVGRVESIVLCHMDTSQWDSDHPAFEELGFGPGMGPVCHFFPDHTNIVWLPSSIPI, encoded by the exons ATGGGATTGGCTTCTTGCAATTGGTCTCTGTTTCTTGTCCTCATCATCCTG TACTTTTCTGGGAGAAGTGAATGTCAGGAGACAAATGGAGAATACAGCTCGAATATAAGACTTCCAAGTGCTACCAAAGaagatcatcatcatcaccatcatggCCATATGCATATGCataatgttgttgatgatgaggATCATGGTagtccatcatcatcatcatcacacaCTCATCTTGACCGTCCAGCAGTAGCACAACGATCGGTTTATCTCAACCTGAATGACATAAAAGTGGGGTTAACAAAGCCCGTTTATTTTCTAAACAAGAAGAAACTTTCTCCTGCATTTCTGGGAAGACAGACACTATTAGGAAATCCTGAATCGATTCCATTCTCCTCAGAACAACTTCCCAACTTTCTTAGGCTATTCTCAGTCCCTCAAGGCTCACCACAAGCCAAAGCCATGAAGTTCACCCTTGATGTTTGTGAGTCTAAGCCCATAGAAGGAGAGACAAGGATGTGTGCTACTTCTTTTGACTCCATGATTAAGTTCGCGCGTGGCATCTTCGGATCGGACGGATTGGGCCACGGGTTGACACATCTCACAACAACCTTGTACAATATTGATTCCAATACCATCTACCAAAACTACACCATTTTGGAGGATCTGATAGAGATATCACCCCCTAAGATGGTGGCATGTCATCTTATGGAATTTCCTTACTCTGTGTATTCCTGCCATAGCATGGCCCTGGATAGCAAGCTCTTCAAGATGTCCTTAAGGGGCCAAAAGGTAGGCAGAGTTGAATCCATTGTCCTTTGTCACATGGATACCTCTCAGTGGGATTCAGATCATCCTGCCTTCGAGGAGCTAGGGTTTGGTCCAGGGATGGGGCCTGTTTGTCATTTCTTCCCTGATCACACTAATATCGTATGGCTTCCTTCCTCTATTCCAATCTaa
- the LOC133783807 gene encoding uncharacterized protein LOC133783807, giving the protein MQSQGAIVLALFGVLLCFVSTIESRNNLVKESQPGGNFPLYTYYKKSKDGDVLPEQQPLETQPSGNFPLYTYYKKSKDGDVLPEQQPLEHQPSGNFPLYTYYKKRKDGDVLPKEQPLEPQPSGNFPLYTYYKKRKDGDVLPQEQPLEPQPSGNFPLYTYYKKSKDGDVLPEEQPQEPLPSGNFPLYTYYKKRKDGNVLPKEQPLEPQPSGNFPLYTYYKKRKDGDVLPKEQPESQPSGNFPLYTYYKKSKDGDVLPKEQPLEPQPSGNFPLYTYYKKSKDSDVLPKEQPEPQPSGNFPLYTYYKKEKDGDALPEEQLKPQPSGNFPLYTYYKKRQDGDVLPENKSPDESEGSGNLGHAKF; this is encoded by the exons ATGCAATCTCAGGGTGCTATTGTCTTAGCTCTTTTTGGGGTGCTTCTG tgcTTTGTGAGTACTATCGAATCAAGGAACAATCTAGTCAAAGAGTCTCAGCCCGGTGGAAACTTCCCCTTGTATACTTATTACAAGAAAAGCAAAGATGGCGATGTTCTTCCCGAACAACAACCACTAGAGACTCAGCCTAGTGGAAACTTCCCCTTGTATACTTATTACAAGAAGAGCAAAGATGGCGATGTCCTTCCCGAACAACAACCACTAGAGCATCAGCCTAGTGGAAACTTCCCCTTGTATACTTATTACAAGAAGAGAAAAGATGGCGATGTTCTTCCCAAAGAACAGCCACTAGAGCCTCAGCCTAGTGGAAACTTCCCCTTGTATACTTATTACAAGAAGAGAAAAGATGGCGATGTTCTTCCCCAAGAACAGCCACTAGAGCCTCAGCCTAGTGGAAACTTCCCCTTGTATACTTATTACAAGAAGAGCAAAGATGGTGATGTTCTTCCCGAAGAACAACCACAAGAGCCTCTGCCTAGTGGAAACTTCCCCTTGTATACTTATTACAAGAAGAGAAAAGATGGCAATGTTCTTCCCAAAGAACAGCCACTAGAGCCTCAGCCAAGTGGAAACTTCCCCTTGTATACTTAttacaagaaaagaaaagatggCGATGTTCTTCCCAAAGAACAACCAGAGTCTCAGCCTAGTGGAAACTTCCCCTTATATACTTATTACAAGAAGAGCAAAGATGGCGATGTTCTTCCCAAAGAACAGCCGCTAGAGCCTCAACCTAGTGGAAACTTCCCCTTATATACTTATTACAAGAAGAGTAAAGATAGTGATGTTCTTCCCAAAGAACAACCAGAGCCTCAGCCTAGTGGAAACTTCCCCTTGTATACTTATTACAAGAAGGAAAAAGATGGTGATGCTCTTCCCGAAGAACAGCTAAAGCCTCAGCCTAGTGGAAACTTCCCATTATATACTTATTACAAGAAGAGACAAGATGGTGATGTTCTTCCTGAAAACAAATCACCAGATGAGTCTGAAGGAAGTGGAAATTTAGGACATGCCAAATTTTAA